The Pediococcus inopinatus region AACGCGGTTATGTATGCAAACGGATCCCCCATAACATAAAATCCGAAGTGCTGAATTATATCTCCCCCAAGACCAATTTTCCAAGACCAATATTGAGGGTGTAAGGGATCCTTAAAAAAACGTAAAAGTAATTTGTGAAGTTCGTAATTTATTGGCACATGTTGTTGAATGACGTCATGATTTGAGAGTAAAGAAAGACCCAAAAAATAGAAAATTCCATAAGTCAATCCGATAATGATTAGAAAAACTAATGTATATTTCCAAAAAATTCCCTTTTTGGCTCTTCTATCTTCAGAATGCATCTTTTACCTCCAAGAAACTAATCTATTTAAATTGTTGCGCCTTGTTCTGAGTCTTTGTGTAAGTTGGATGCATAAGTACACTAGGATCAGAAATACTCTTTGTAATGGAATGACCTGAAACAGTCACAAGAGCAAAGAACACCATTATAACAGCAGCAACACCAATCAGCCACTTGGTTAGAGTGGTCATCTTAGTCGGTAAAACTTCTGAATAAAAGTTTTTATGAACTTTGCGTGCAGCCTCATGCTCACTAGTACCATGATCTTCTTGCTCTTTTTGTACTATTGACTTTTCATAAGCATCAATATCAAAATCTAATTGTAATTGTTTTTTATCTTTTTGATATTTACTGCGTTCTGCTGATGTTACTTTTTTAAAATCTGAAGAAAACTTGCGATAGTCATTTACATTTTTCTTAGTATCGCCAATTTCTCGTAACTCTCCAAAATGAATCCATGCTACACGATCACAAAGCATTTCAACCTGTTTAAGGGAATGACTTACAAAGACAATTGTTTTTCCTTCTTTTTTAAATTCTTGAATCTTTTTCAAACATTTTTGATAGAAAGTATCGTCACCAACTGACAAAGCTTCATCAATAATTAAAATATCAGGATTAATATGAACAGCAATCGCAAACCCTAAACGAGAGCGCATACCTGAAGAATAGTCCTTTACCGGCTGATTAATAAAATCTCCGATATCAGCGAACTCAATGATATCTTCCCGGACAGCAGCGATTTCTTCGAAAGTCAAGCCTTGCATCAATCCTTTAAGCCGAATGTTCTCTAATCCAGTTAAGCTCCATTTCAAACCAGCACTAATTGCTACAATTGAGGTATCACCCTTAACGTCAACAAATCCTGTTGTTTGCGGTATAATTCCTGAAATAATGTTGGATATTGTTGATTTTCCTGAACCATTAACACCAATAATTCCAAGTGCTTCTCCCTGATGAACCTCAAGACTAATTCCTTTAAGAGACCAAAAGTGAGGAACCTCATGACGCTTTTTAAGGCTAAAAAAAGTTTTTAATTTATCATTTTTGCTTTGATATAAATCATACTCTTTAGTAACATTTTCCAATTTGATTTTATAGTCTTCAGACATTATAAATTTTCTCCATTCTATCTAAATCAAATCCACGAAGTTTGCACGGAACTTGTTGTGCAAGAAAGTCCCAACAGCCATTACAATAAACACAAACATCCAAAATACTATTGTAATTGTCAGATTAGGTTCTTGCCAAACCCATCCACGATTTAGCATCGATTCACGCATTCCGTTAATAATGTAATAAAAAGGATTCAATTCAAGGATTCGAATTAAAATAGCAGGGAAATTAGATGTTGCAAAGTTAAAAAGTACCCCACTCATATAAAATAGCATCCGTAAAATAGACTGCAACGTAATTTGCCAATCACGAATTAAAACGGTAACGGTTGAATTGAAAATTCCTAACGCGTACATCAAAGCAATCATACAAACAAAATAATAAAGAAATTGAATCCAAGAAAACGTTGGCATCATATGGTTACAAAACATTAAGAAAATTGAAAAAGCAAGCATTGTCCAAAAACTGGCAAGATTACCCACAATCTTGATAGAAGGTAAAACGCTCACTGGAAATTTCATTTTCGAAACTAATCCAACTTGTTGATAGACACTTTTGGAAGCATCTAAAACCGTTTTATTCATATACAACCAAGGTGTAATTCCCAGGACCATCCAAGGCAAATATGGTACACCGGGCATTGGATCACCACGACGCAAGGCAACCCCAAACACTAAATAGTAAATTCCGATTTGAATTAGCGGATTCAAGAATTCCCATGCTAATCCTAAATAGTGACTTTGATAAGTTGCCTTATCATCAAATTTTGACATTCTTTGAATAATTTTGAAATTGGAAAATTGTTCAGAGATTATCTGAAACATCGTATGCATTATCCTAACCCCTTATTCTTTAATCGTTTCTTATTTCACATTCTGATAGTATAGTCGTTTAATTGAAAAGCGTCAATTTGTGTTTCAAAACCTTTCATACTATTTAAACATTTCCATAATAGAACTAGTCAGATTATGAAAAACCATAGTCTGACTAGTTTTCTTCCTATAACATCTAATCTAATATATTAGCTTTGGATTCAACATCCTCCATACGAATCCAAGCATTTTTCCCAAAATCAGTCTTATTTTCAATTTCAATCCAAGTATTTCCAACTTCGTTTTTACGAATTGGATCACGTAGCTTCGCTTGCATTTTTGTTGAATAAGAATCTGCTAATTTGTAATTATAGTTTGAAATAAACTTTGCTTGTTTCGTTTCTGGAATAGCTGACCATAATTGAGTTCCATCTTTAATTGTTATCTTCTGTAAATCATTTCTCTTTTCAGACACTTCATATTGTTCATCTCTTAGCACGTATTCAACCAACGTTTGTGTTGAATTGCCGTTCTCCCAAGAAGCAAATTTATCCAAGAATGCACTATAAGTTGATGTGTGGACGTATTTATCTGGGCTATTTAACATATCTTTTAACACTGGAATTAACTCTTCATTTGTTTTCACAATTGGGCCAGGAACCGTTTTTTGATAATCGATATAGAATCCACGAATGTCACCCGCATATTCGTCAAGATCATAAGCAAAAAACAAAATTGGTCGCTTAAGGTTGGCAAAGTCAAACATAACTGAGGAGTAATCGGTGATTAAGACATTCGAAATAAGATATAAGTCCGTAACATCCTCATAATCACTAACATTTAATACACGTTCTCCATAACTAGATAGGTCAAGTTGATTAGCAATTAAATAATGAGTCCGAATCAAAATAACTGTATTCTCAGGTAACTTCTCTAAAAGCTGATCTAAATCCAAATGTAATTTTGCACTATATTCATCTACGTGAACATACTCATTATCACGCCAGGTTGGGGCATATAAAACAACCTTTTTATCCTGACTAATTTCAAGGGCCTCTTTTATCTCACTTACCTGGCTATCTGTATAGTTATATAACATATCGTTTCTTGGATAACCGCTACTAATTAATTTAGTGAACGGTTTTCTAAACGCACGTTGCATAATATTATAAGAATATTCATTTGGAGCAACCAAATAATCCCAACGTGCAGAATCTCGAATAACTTGTTTATGGTAACTTCGTTGTGTCACTCCTGGCATTGTAACGTTCTGCACATCTGTTCCAATTGTCTTCAAAGGTGTCCCATGCCATGTTTGAATTAATTTAGCATCACGTGGCTTAGCCCAACGGAACGGACGCCGTGTGTTTGTAAACCAGTATTTGGCCTGCGCCTGTTTTAAAATGCCTTTATACCCAAAACGCACAACGTAAGGAATTCCATGAGTCTTGAAGTAATCGACATTTTTTCGATTAACATTCCAATAAAGTTTGTACTCTGGATGAGTTCGTTTTAGATATTCGTAAATTGCCTTTGGACTATCAGAAAACTGCGTTCCAAAAAAGCTCTCTAAAATAATGATATTTTTTTTCTTCAGTACTCGACTCAAAACATTCAAAAGGTCTGATTGAAAGTCATTTAGTTGCAACATTCGCAACACTTTATTTATAAACAAATGATGCACAATTGAATCCTGCGTTTCAGGTCGTAAACTCAGCATCTTTTCAGAAACAATTTTGCTTGCATCCCCATTACGCCCATACGTGCAGAACTTATCATAAAACCAGTCAATTTTAGATGCATAATTAGCCGTTAAATCATGGAAGTTTTGCAACCACTTTATAATTTCATCTGTAGTTTCCACGACTGGTCCTGGAACCGTTTGGTCATAATCAAGATAAACACCTCGATTATCGCCATTTAAGTACCAATCCTTATCATAAGAGAAGAAAATCATTGGCCGCTTAAGGTGTCCGTAATCAAACATTACCGAAGAATAGTCCGTGATCATTACGTCACTGATAAGATATAAATCAGCAATATCAGGATAATCGCTCACATCCCAAACAAACCCCTGGTGATCAACAAATGACATAGAATGAGCCACAAAATAATGCAACCGTACAAGAACAATGTACTCATCACCCAATTTTTCTTTGAGTTTATCTAAATCTAACTCAAAATCAAATCCACTATCATCGTTGTTCCTGAACGTTGGGGCATACAAAACTACCTTCTTATCCAACGGAATATGAAGATTCTTTTTTACATTTTCAATATAAGCCGAATTATTATGTTGATAAAGCGCATCATTTCGCGGAAAGCCACTTTCTACAATTTCGTGTTTAAAATCAAAAGCATGGGTAGCAGTATCAGCCATGTACTTTGAAGGTACCGTTAAAATATCCCATCGGTTATTCCGAATAGCAAAATTTCTTTGTACTCCAGCCGTCGCATTCTTAAAATGAGGTTCATCAAAGCCCATCGTTTTCATAAAGGTCCCATGCAATGTTTGAACTTCAATTTGTCCAGATCTCTTCGAATATTGATTTGGAAAATTCGTATTTTCAACAAAATACTTAGCCCTTGCCATGTAGTACCAATATTTAAATCCTAATCGTTTGACCCGTTTAGCCTTACCCTCAATTGGAATTTGATCATTAGTTAAAATCCATACAAATTTAAGCTCTGGATGATTTTTACGCAAATAGTCATAAATTGCCTTGGGACTACCATTAAAGTAATCACCCCAGTAGCTTTCAAATACAACCATTTTTTTATTGATTGGGAGCATCCGCATCATTGGATAAAGGATTGAATAATTGATTCCCCTCTGAAGCTTGGAGCGATCCATCCCAAAAGTGGTTTGTACTGTATGAAATTCCAAAAAACCATTGTTTGTGCACTGAAGATCAAACGTAAAGTGTTTATTCGTATAAGTATCAAGCTGATCACTAACTGCTTTTAAATCTATAACTCGAATGCGTTTCTGCGTCTCACCATATGCAACTACTAGGTAAACGCGATAATTACCAGATAAAACTTTTAAATTATTTGCCGCCACAAGTGGAATTTGAACATTAAAACAGCCATCCTCTACAAATTTCACTCTCCCAATTGACAGGTAGCGACTCTTCTTATTACTACTCAATAATTCAACGGATCCAGAATTTCCAAAATTTTCTTCATTCGAAGAAGCCGGAATATTCACTTTCATCTCAATAGCAAGATTGGTTCCCGTTTTAATCCAATTAGCACTTTTTAATTCTGCAAAAGGAACCTCTTGCATCAACCAAATTCCATCTGTACTGTTATAAGAAATAAAAACATCATAATCTTTGCCATGAATAATCTCTGTTTGGCGAGAATAATCCATTGCATAACTTTCTGGAACGTTTGTTTCTGCATCAATCAACACCAAATGTTGCATATTACCACGATATTTTTCTAATTCTTCACCGGATACAAGAAACTTTATCTGATGATCCGTATTCTTCTCAAGTTGACCAATATTTTCATCATTAATTTGTAAAGTTGGTTTTATGATGTTACTACAATCGGTAAAAGTAAGTAAAATTCCGTCATCACGACCAATTACATTCGTTAATGCAGTTATTTGGCTCTTACTTTGGTCCCGGGTTGAATTACTATTCAACATTTTTTGTACAACAAATGTCAAATCCCAATGACGATTATATCTTTGAATTAAATTAAGCCTTAATTTTGAATTAATAACTGAAGCTATTTTTTGGTTTCCATGAATAGGCTGTCCCGCAAAGGACTCAAACTTTTCTCCATGATACTGAAGAGTGATCTGAATTTTCCATGTCCCGTTTCCTAAAGTCGTCAGAGCGTCTTGAACATTAAAGGCAGCCTTATATGCGCTATATGGTGCATCCTCTTTTTTTAGATGGATATTACTAATGGATCGAACACGATTTATGCTAATCGCCATTTTTTTATTGGTATCAATATTAACTAAATTGGCAGTAATATGTTCGTTTAAGTTAGAAGGCGTTAACCAAATACGATGCAATTTTATAGACTTAGGATGAATATATCCTTCAATTTGAATTGTATCTTCAGTCGGCTGTGAGACTCTTTGAATCGTATTTTTAACATCAGCCCCTGAAGTAGCAGTGTGTGCCCGTTTCCCCCAGAAATGACGAACAAAACGCTTTGCAATGCTTCCTTTAAACCCTGAGTACGAATAACGTTTTAATTCATCAAAGTTTCCTTCTAAGAGAGCCCGATACTGTAACTGCATTTTAACGGAAAGTTGTTCATACAGATTACTCTTCAAAAGGCCCCAATTACGCAGAAAAATATAGGTTGCCCGTTGAAAATCAAAAACAAAATCATCATCCGCATCCGCAATATCATCCATAAACAGCGGAATATCAATCATCAATACTTTCACGTAAAAAGTATCGAGAATTCGCTGACTGACATGAGCTTTTAAAAAGTAATCACGAACCATATTGAGAATTTTGAGCCGATCACCGTATGGTTTCATTGCATTTTTAACTTGGGTAATAGACTTACTATCCCCATCTCGCCAACGCCAACGGTACACAACATTAGAAAGGATATCAATACTACTTTCATGACTGGCAATAACAAAAGCCCGCATAACAAACGGAATATCTTCATATAACATATTTGCTGGAAATGTCATGTTGTGCTCTCGTACCATAGGTAAACTATATAATTTATTCCAGCTTGTAGAGTCGTAAACTAATTCTGGATTTCTTTCAAGATCGGTTTGCTGAATCGTGTCCGAAATTGCTTTTTTATGTAAATAAGAAGGCTTATCCCTAAATTTATCAAAGCGTCTCACAAATCCAGTAGCAACTTGTGACCCGGTCATCGCTACCGAATTAATAAGATCTCGATAAGCGTTCTTTGGGACAATATCATCGCCATCAACAAATGCAATGTAGTCTCCCTTTGCAATTTTCACGCCTCGGTTACGGGTGTCGCTTAATCCTAAGTTTTGTGGGTTGTGATACGCATGAAAATTTTCATAACGTTCCCCATATTTATCCACAATATTTTTAGTTTTATCATTATCGGTCGAACAATCATCGATCATAATGATTTCGACTAACTTATATGTTTGATTTGCAAGTGAATCTAAGCATTCCTCCAAATAGTCTGCAACATTATAACAGGCCACAACAACGCTTAGCGCAATTGATTTAGACATTTTATTAACCTACCTATTCTTTCCCGTTCTATAAACATTAGTAATATTAGCATGCTGGCTAGTTCCATACAATGGAGAATACACTAAAACCATCGTCATATTATTTCGGTATCTTTTCTTCCATCTCACTCTCACTCATTACTTCAACCTCAAGTGTCTGCGCTTTCGTCAGCTTACTACCAGCATCGATCCCTGCAATTAATAAATCGGTTTTTTTAGATACCGAGCCGGTCACATTAGCACCTAAGTTTTCTAGCTTTTCTTTTAACTCTTCTCGAGTATAATTTTCGAGTTTACCAGTCAAAACAACCGTTTTATCATTAAAGTAATTATCTTCAACCTGAGCGGCAACCGGACCATTATACGTCATGTTTACACCCACGGACGCCAAATCCTCAATAGTCTTTTGGGCAGCCGTACTTTGGAAAAAGGTTACGATGTTGGCTGCTAAGATTCCACCAACCGCGTTAATTTCCGTAAGCTCTTCTTCTGAAGCCTGTTCCAATTTATCCATAGTTAAGAAATGTTCAGCCAAGATTCGGGCCATCTTCGTTCCAACCCCAGGAATTCCAATACCATTTACCAATCGCTCTAATGAGTTCTGGCGACTGTTGGCAATTGCTTCCAATAAACTATTAATTCGTTTTTCTTTAAAATTATCTAACTTAGCCAATTCATCAGGATCCAACGAATATAAATCAGCAAAGCTTCGTACTAATTTGTGATCAAAGAACACTTGGATCAAACGTGGTCCTAAACCATTAATATTCATCGCATTTCGTGATCCAAAATGCTCCAAACGGGCCACAATTTGAGCTGGGCAATCTGGATTAATGCAACGCAAGGCCACTTCGCCATCTAAATGAACCAAATCACGGCCACAGGAAGGACACTGAGTAGGAATCTCTAGCACCTGACTCTCAGCTGACCGTTTATCCAAAATCACTTCTGTAATTTCTGGAATTATATCGCCAGCTTTATGTAATTTCACTGTGTCACCAATTCGCACACCCTTGGCGGCAATCTGATCCACATTGTTCAGAGTTGCCCGCGCAACAGTTGATCCTGCCAATTGCACTGGATCCATAATTGCGGTGGGCGTTACCACGCCGGTTCGTCCAACGGTCCACTCAATCTGACGAATCACAGTTAAGGCTTCTTCTGGAGGAAATTTATAGGCGATTTCCCACCGCGGAACTTTAACGGTATGGCCAAGCTGATTTTGTAAATCCAACTCATTTACTTTAAGGACAATGCCATCAATCCCATAAGCTAACCGATCACGCTGGTCTTGATACTCATCAATAAATTGCCAAACTTCATCAAGATTTTGACAAACTCGCTGAGTTGGATTTGTATTAAATCCTAGTTCTGCTAAAACGTTGATGGCATCGTGTTGCGTGGTAACTTGTAAATCACCGAACGTGCTGATGGTATAAATGAATGTATCTAAATTACGAGCCTTAGTCACTTTTGTATCTAATTGTCTTAAACTCCCGGCGGCTGCATTTCGCGGATTGGCAAAGACAGCCTCTCCACGTTCTTCTTGTTGTTTATTTAAATCTGCGAAAGCCTGCTTTGGCATATAACACTCGCCACGAACCTCAATCGAGACTGGTTTGGTAAGCGTTTGGGGAATCGATGTAATGGTCTTTAAGTTCTTCGTGATATCCTCACCGATTGTACCATCGCCACGCGTTGAGCCTTGCACTAACTTACCATTCTCATAAACTAGCGAAATTGCCAACCCGTCAATTTTTAATTCCACATTATATGGAACCGGATAACCGACATTTTTTTGGATTCGATTATCAAATTCGACAAGCTCATCTTTCGAAAAAACATCCCCCATGGATAACATGGGAATGTCATGATGCACTTTTGTGAAGCCACTAAGCACCTCACCACCCACACGCTGGGTAATCGAATCTGGCGTCACGATCGATGGAAAGGCCGCTTCTAGATCCTGTAAATCACGATATTTTTCATCATAAACATGATCTTCCACTTCAGGATTATCTTTCGTGTAATAATCTGAACTCCATTGGTTTAAAGTTTCCCGCAACTGTTGTGCGGTGTCACTTGCCTCTTGCTCAGAATATTCAGTAATCAGTTTTGGTAAAGCCATCTTATTTCCTCCAACTATGGTAATGCAATGTCGAGTTCTACCGGACAGTGATCTGATCCAAAAATTTCATTATGGATTTTTGCACCTTGCAACTTTGTTTGTAAATCATTGGACGTAACAAAGTAATCAATTCGCCAACCCGCATTATTATCACGAGCATGGAATCGATAGCTCCACCACGAATAAATATCAGCCTTATCAGGATAGAAGTAACGAAATGTGTCGGTAAAACCACTATTTAGTAATTGCGTGAACTTTTCGCGTTCTTCATCCGTAAAGCCCGCATTGTGATGATTAGTTTTATCGTTTTTTATATCAATTGGTTCGTGGGCAACGTTTAAATCACCGCAGAAAATAACAGATTTCGTTTGCGCGAGCTTGTCAACATACTGCCGAAATGCATCATCCCACGTCATCCGGTAATCTAAACGTTTTAGTTTCGTTTGTGAATTTGGCGTGTAATTAGTGATCATGTAAAAATCTGGATACTCTAAGGTGATTAACCGTCCTTCGTGATCGTGGATATCAACATCCATGCCATATTTTACGCTGAGTGGCTTTGTTTTGGTGAAAATAGCCGTTCCTGAATAACCTTTGCGATCCGCATAATTCCAGTATTGATAATAACCGGGCAAATCCAGCTCAAGCTGACCTTCTTGCATTTTTGTTTCTTGAATACAAAAAATATCGGCATCAAGCGTTTTAAATGATGTCATAAAGTCGTGGGTCACGGCGGCCCGAATTCCATTGACGTTCCAAGAAATTAATTTCATGGTTTTAATTACCTCTTTAAATAGCTTTAACAACTCTATGCTTAGAATTATACCATTTTGCTTGGATTTTCTTAAAGTTATCCTTGTTCTTTTGTAAAACTTCAGGAATAAACAAAAAAAGTTCCGAAGAAAATATTTCAATTTTCTTCGGAACCAATTTTAAAAATTACATATCTTTCAAAATTTCAGACAAGGCTGGTTGACCAAAAATATTGTACGTTTTCTTAAATCGGTCAATCGTTGCCTGATCAAACTGATCTGGATCCAAAGGCATAAATGAGGTATCGACGGGATCCACATTTTTAATCTTGGCATCTACCACAATTGGACGCGTATTTCCAGACTTTTGTAATTCATCAATTTTATCAAAGGCTTCGCTCAGAGATTTCTGATCGGTGACCGTAAATCCAATGGCACCCATGTTTTCAGCAATGCCAGCCCAGTTAGCCCCCTGTAAATCAATCCCATAAGGAGCTTGCTTAGCTGCAAGCTTTTCATGCTGAATAAATCCAAAGACTTTATTTTCCAAAACAACATTCACTACGGGTACTTGGTATTTCACTTCGGTCAACAAATCTTGCATGACCATCGCGTAGCCACCGTCACCAGAAATTGTGAACACTTGACGATCTGGAAAACTTAATTTTCCGGCTAATCCAGATGGCAATCCGTAACCCATGGTGGCAAACCATGAAGATAGCGTAAATTTCTGATTTTTATTTAATGGGAGTTGACGAACGGCCCATTCAGTATTATTACCAACGTCTGCTCCAAAAATAGCATTATCATCAGCATGTTGTTTGATAGTTCTCATGACAGCTTCTGCAGGCAACCCTTCAGAATCATCATCTGCCAACGTATCCAACCACTTGTCCCAGTTTTGTTTATCCAAACGAGCGGCCTTCAAGAATTTAGTTGGTGCAATAGTCACCTTGCGATTAAGTAATTCTTCTAAGAAACCTTTTCCATCGCCTAAAATTGCTAAATCTACATCACGCTGCTTACCGATATCTGCCGCATTGTTGTTTACTTGAATCACTTTCACGCCATCTGGTAAGAAACGTAAGAATGGATAGTTAGTTCCGACTGAGATAACTAAATCTGCCATCTGAGAAGTTTCAAATCCAGGTTTAGTCCCTAAACGTCCACGAGAGCCCATAAAGTTAGGATGATCAGTTGGCATTACACCGGTTGCCGGCACCGTTGACAAGACTGGCAAACTATATTTTTCAGAAACTGCAACTAATTCTTTTGTTGCCCCTTTCAGACCAACTCCGGCCCACATAATCGGATGTTTCGCATTTTGAATAGCTGCGACAACTTTATCAATCGTTGCTTCATCAAATTTAGTTTGCATTTGTTCTTTGTAAATTGGGGCTGTTTTGAATTCAGCAAAGTCGATATCTTGACCAGATAAGTCATCTGGAATAATTACAACTGCTGGCCCTTTATGAGCGTACGCTGCCCGAATTGCTTGATCAACCACATAAGGAATTTGTTGGGCGCTGACCACTTGTTCATGAAAAACTGAGACATCCACAAACATTGGATCTTGATTCATCTCTTGGAAAAATGAGGTGTTCATGACGCCTGTTGCTGACTGACCCACAATTGCCAAAACTGGCGCA contains the following coding sequences:
- a CDS encoding thiamine pyrophosphate-dependent enzyme, with product MTKMKAGQALAKVLESWQVDHIYGITADSINNTVDGLYQEKDKIKYIQVRHEEVGALAASADAKLTGKIGVSFGSAGPGATHLFNGLYDAKMDHAPVLAIVGQSATGVMNTSFFQEMNQDPMFVDVSVFHEQVVSAQQIPYVVDQAIRAAYAHKGPAVVIIPDDLSGQDIDFAEFKTAPIYKEQMQTKFDEATIDKVVAAIQNAKHPIMWAGVGLKGATKELVAVSEKYSLPVLSTVPATGVMPTDHPNFMGSRGRLGTKPGFETSQMADLVISVGTNYPFLRFLPDGVKVIQVNNNAADIGKQRDVDLAILGDGKGFLEELLNRKVTIAPTKFLKAARLDKQNWDKWLDTLADDDSEGLPAEAVMRTIKQHADDNAIFGADVGNNTEWAVRQLPLNKNQKFTLSSWFATMGYGLPSGLAGKLSFPDRQVFTISGDGGYAMVMQDLLTEVKYQVPVVNVVLENKVFGFIQHEKLAAKQAPYGIDLQGANWAGIAENMGAIGFTVTDQKSLSEAFDKIDELQKSGNTRPIVVDAKIKNVDPVDTSFMPLDPDQFDQATIDRFKKTYNIFGQPALSEILKDM